In Acipenser ruthenus chromosome 58, fAciRut3.2 maternal haplotype, whole genome shotgun sequence, a genomic segment contains:
- the LOC131724971 gene encoding tubby protein-like isoform X1: MHYTLSLSRVPTPGRSCLFCSSTMEEEAASLRQQRLQNQRTLLERRQRRRRQETRMVQANPDLRVKSWKPKRGEGEEEGLGEGQREEEGEQILLVLNTDLVSEPPLEEISLSDLTLRLNDRYHGNHRESITGQEEQEEGQETGSSADAELEEAEDSVSQDTKLLTKKAAGKKEKKVKQRAETSASQKAAKKEKSQSTSKTSKKSDTSQNRDQLKGEEKELMKALEPKRWSA; this comes from the exons ATGCACTACACTCTATCGCTCAGCAGAGTTCCAACGCCAGGACG ttcCTGTCTGTTCTGTTCCAGTACAATGGAAGAGGAGGCAGCAAGCTTGAGACAACAGAGACTACAGAACCag CGCACTCTGCTGGAGAGAAGGCAGCGGCGCAGGAGGCAGGAGACTCGCATGGTTCAGGCCAATCCTGACCTGAGAGTGAAGAGCTggaagcccaagaggggggagggggaggaggagggtctGGGGGAGGGTcagagggaggaggaaggggagcAGATTCTATTGGTTCTGAACACAGACCTCGTCTCCGAGCCTCCATTGGAGGAGATCTCTCTCTCTGACCTCACTCTCCGCCTCAACGACCGCTACCATGGGAACCACAGAGAGTCAATCACAGGCCAGGAAGAGCAGGAAGAAGGACAGGAAACAGGAAGCAG cGCTGATGCGGAACTCGAGGAGGCTGAAGATTCTGTTTCCCAGGATACCAAACTGCTCACCAAGAAGGCTGCGGGCAAGAAAGAGAAGAAAGTGAAGCAGAGGGCAG AAACCTCTGCATCTCAGAAAgcagcaaagaaagaaaaatcccaGTCCACATCAAAAACCAGTAAGAAATCAGACACTTCCCAGAACAGGGACCAGTTAAAAGGTGAGGAGAAagaactgatgaaggcactggagcccaaacgctggtctgcttga
- the LOC131724971 gene encoding tubby protein-like isoform X2: protein MHYTLSLSRVPTPGRTMEEEAASLRQQRLQNQRTLLERRQRRRRQETRMVQANPDLRVKSWKPKRGEGEEEGLGEGQREEEGEQILLVLNTDLVSEPPLEEISLSDLTLRLNDRYHGNHRESITGQEEQEEGQETGSSADAELEEAEDSVSQDTKLLTKKAAGKKEKKVKQRAETSASQKAAKKEKSQSTSKTSKKSDTSQNRDQLKGEEKELMKALEPKRWSA, encoded by the exons ATGCACTACACTCTATCGCTCAGCAGAGTTCCAACGCCAGGACG TACAATGGAAGAGGAGGCAGCAAGCTTGAGACAACAGAGACTACAGAACCag CGCACTCTGCTGGAGAGAAGGCAGCGGCGCAGGAGGCAGGAGACTCGCATGGTTCAGGCCAATCCTGACCTGAGAGTGAAGAGCTggaagcccaagaggggggagggggaggaggagggtctGGGGGAGGGTcagagggaggaggaaggggagcAGATTCTATTGGTTCTGAACACAGACCTCGTCTCCGAGCCTCCATTGGAGGAGATCTCTCTCTCTGACCTCACTCTCCGCCTCAACGACCGCTACCATGGGAACCACAGAGAGTCAATCACAGGCCAGGAAGAGCAGGAAGAAGGACAGGAAACAGGAAGCAG cGCTGATGCGGAACTCGAGGAGGCTGAAGATTCTGTTTCCCAGGATACCAAACTGCTCACCAAGAAGGCTGCGGGCAAGAAAGAGAAGAAAGTGAAGCAGAGGGCAG AAACCTCTGCATCTCAGAAAgcagcaaagaaagaaaaatcccaGTCCACATCAAAAACCAGTAAGAAATCAGACACTTCCCAGAACAGGGACCAGTTAAAAGGTGAGGAGAAagaactgatgaaggcactggagcccaaacgctggtctgcttga
- the LOC131724971 gene encoding tubby protein-like isoform X3, with amino-acid sequence MEEEAASLRQQRLQNQRTLLERRQRRRRQETRMVQANPDLRVKSWKPKRGEGEEEGLGEGQREEEGEQILLVLNTDLVSEPPLEEISLSDLTLRLNDRYHGNHRESITGQEEQEEGQETGSSADAELEEAEDSVSQDTKLLTKKAAGKKEKKVKQRAETSASQKAAKKEKSQSTSKTSKKSDTSQNRDQLKGEEKELMKALEPKRWSA; translated from the exons ATGGAAGAGGAGGCAGCAAGCTTGAGACAACAGAGACTACAGAACCag CGCACTCTGCTGGAGAGAAGGCAGCGGCGCAGGAGGCAGGAGACTCGCATGGTTCAGGCCAATCCTGACCTGAGAGTGAAGAGCTggaagcccaagaggggggagggggaggaggagggtctGGGGGAGGGTcagagggaggaggaaggggagcAGATTCTATTGGTTCTGAACACAGACCTCGTCTCCGAGCCTCCATTGGAGGAGATCTCTCTCTCTGACCTCACTCTCCGCCTCAACGACCGCTACCATGGGAACCACAGAGAGTCAATCACAGGCCAGGAAGAGCAGGAAGAAGGACAGGAAACAGGAAGCAG cGCTGATGCGGAACTCGAGGAGGCTGAAGATTCTGTTTCCCAGGATACCAAACTGCTCACCAAGAAGGCTGCGGGCAAGAAAGAGAAGAAAGTGAAGCAGAGGGCAG AAACCTCTGCATCTCAGAAAgcagcaaagaaagaaaaatcccaGTCCACATCAAAAACCAGTAAGAAATCAGACACTTCCCAGAACAGGGACCAGTTAAAAGGTGAGGAGAAagaactgatgaaggcactggagcccaaacgctggtctgcttga
- the LOC131724962 gene encoding sodium-dependent neutral amino acid transporter SLC6A17-like, with product MALFPASPLWSFLFFLMLLNLGLSTMFGTMQGILTPLMDSFSVLRRRRSLFTVGSCVLGFLFGMLFVLRSGSYFVSMFDDYSATLPLVIVVLFETVGVCWVYGTERFMDDIEDMLGWRPPLLYKFLWQFVCVASLVVLLLASLIQMCVHPPTYRAWEEEQAVEVSRDYPGWGLGMLAGLILLASLPIAVLFLRELLRERGDPEQPASLRIPPPEPHSKSVPEPHAALPLEQSRPGGGARHNGFLSLEEEEEEEYRLLPQEEEGLAEYRLLPQEEEGLEEEGSFQRTATTGL from the exons ATGGCTTTGTTCCCGGCGTCTCCGTTGTGGTCCTTCCTGTTTTTCCTGATGCTCCTGAATCTGGGATTGAGCACGATGTTCGGGACGATGCAGGGAATCCTAACCCCGTTGATGGACAGCTTCTCCGTCCTGAGGAGGAGACGCAGCCTCTTCACAG TGGGTTCCTGTGTCCTGGGCTTCCTGTTCGGGATGCTGTTTGTTCTCCGTTCTGGTAGTTATTTCGTCTCCATGTTTGATGATTACTCGGCGACGCTCCCTCTGGTTATCGTGGTTCTGTTTGAGACGGTCGGGGTGTGCTGGGTCTACGGCACGGAGCG gtttaTGGATGATATTGAGGACATGCTTGGTTGGAGACCCCCTCTTCTCTATAAGTTTCTCTGGCAGTTTGTTTGTGTCGCATCGCTGGTGGTGCTGCTCCTGGCCAGCCTGATCCAGATGTGTGTGCATCCACCCACCTACCGGGCCTGGGAGGAAGAGCAG gctgtGGAGGTGTCCCGGGATTATCCCGGCTGGGGTTTGGGAATGCTGGCTGGTCTCATCCTGCTGGCCTCTCTCCCGATCGCGGTCCTGTTTCTCCGGGAGCTGCTGCGCGAGAGAGGGGACCCCGAGCAGCCAGCCTCCCTGAGGATCCCGCCCCCCGAACCACACAGCAAGAGCGTCCCGGAGCCCCACGCAGCCCTGCCATTGGAGCAGAGCCGGCCGGGGGGTGGGGCCCGGCACAACGGCTTCCTCTcattggaggaggaggaggaggaggagtacagGCTCCTCCCACAGGAAGAGGAGGGGCTTGCAGAGTACAGGCTCCTCCCACAGGAAGAGGAGGGGCTTGAGGAGGAAGGGAGCTTCCAGAGGACGGCTACTACAGGAttatag
- the LOC117407767 gene encoding zinc finger protein 501-like → MSCLAGNKGSKRRSVTRWVVSEDGSEIMKKRDEEEEEEEEEEERRRMQCEAEKEEEDLTITTETLNQDLHDDRDVRQGGGASLKPAPSGTSILSYPCLHCDICFTAHHYLEKHIKRSHRKQYLETLRSRAVNLKMPCFKPRPLPVGPAPSSRARPAPSGVRAHTGIVLHNPAPPGGAGPPPRRSPSPSPSPPHPCPHCDLSFQHADELESHQEHHNLAQTLYLCSECGRSFRDYLSLEEHLRGHSPAPEPGSPAPCDEEEEEPGCPAPCKEKGEESGSIPCKDEGEESGSPAPCKDEGEESGNVHRCSDCGESFTRLELLVRHRQRSHSQSPSQSSQFPCLRCSKVFRTARYLKTHQNIHSGQAPYQCSQCQKPFAQLGDLKTHERVHTGERPYRCLECGKTFGRSGTLKKHWRTHTGETPYSCGVCAKSFNQRGALKTHQRIHTGETPYHCTHCDRHFTYSYQYRSHACTRD, encoded by the exons ATGTCGTGCCTCGCGGGGAACAAGGGTTCAAAACGTCGCTCGGTGACTCGATGGGTCGTCAGTGAGGACGGATCGGAGATCATGAAGAAACGggacgaggaagaggaggaggaggaggaggaagaggagaggagacggATGCAGTGCG AAgctgagaaggaggaggaggatctGACCATCACCACTGAGACCCTGAATCAGGATCTCCATGACGACAGAGATGTGAGACAGGGGGGCGGGGCCAGTCTGAAGCCCGCCCCCTCTGGCACGAGCA ttctctcGTACCCGTGTCTTCACTGTGATATTTGCTTCACTGCTCATCACTATCTGGAGAAGCACATCAAGCGCTCTCACAGGAAGCAGTACCTGGAGACCCTGCGCAGCAGAGCTGTCAATCTCAAGATGCCCTGCTTCAAGCCCCGCCCTCTGCCGGTCGGCCCCGCCCCCTCCTCTCGCGCCCGCCCCGCCCCCTCCGGGGTCCGCGCTCACACGG GAATCGTCCTCCATAACCCAGCCCCCCCTGGAGGAGCGGGCCCCCCCCCTCGccgctccccctccccctccccctcccccccgcaCCCCTGCCCTCACTGTGACCTCAGCTTCCAGCACGCAGATGAACTGGAGTCCCACCAGGAGCACCACAACCTGGCCCAGACCCTGTACCTGTGCAGCGAGTGCGGGCGGAGCTTCAGGGACTACCTCTCCCTGGAGGAGCACCTGAGGGGGCACAGCCCCGCCCCCGAGCCTGGTAGCCCCGCCCCCtgtgatgaggaggaggaggagcctggCTGCCCAGCTCCCTGTAAAGAGAAGGGGGAGGAGTCTGGCAGCATCCCCTGTAAGGATGAGGGGGAGGAGTCTGGCAGTCCCGCCCCCTGTAAGGATGAGGGGGAGGAGTCTGGGAATGTgcatcgctgctctgactgtggagaGAGCTTCACAAGGCTGGAGTTACTGGTGAGGCACCGTCAGCGATCGCACTCCCAGTCCCCCTCCCAGTCCTCCCAGTTTCCCTGCCTCCGGTGCAGCAAGGTGTTCCGGACGGCCCGCTACCTGAAAACCCATCAGAACATCCACTCGGGCCAGGCTCCCTACCAGTGCTCCCAGTGCCAGAAACCATTCGCCCAACTGGGAGACCTGAAGACTCACGAGAGGGTCCACACCGGGGAGAGACCGTacag gtGTTTGGAGTGTGGGAAGACATTTGGACGCTCCGGCACTCTGAAGAAACACTGGCGCACTCACACGGGAGAGACACCCTACAGCTGCGGGGTGTGCGCTAAGAGCTTCAACCAGAGGGGGGCGCTCAAAACACACCAGAGAATCCACACGGGAGAGACACCCTACCACTGCACACACTGTGACCGGCATTTTACATACTCTTACCAGTACAGGAGCCACGCCTGCACCAgagactag
- the LOC117967298 gene encoding zinc finger protein 239-like has product MEPVHIKEESPVLESVHIKQESPVLESVHIKQESPVLESVHIKQESPVLESVHIKQESPVLESVHIKEESPVLESVHIKQESPVLESVHIKEESPVLESVHIKEESPELDPVHVEEEGNHFKTSSLQGSLSCTECGKSFRQSQNLKLHLLIHTGEKPHVCADCGKSFIRLQHLKLHQLIHTGEKPHVCADCGKSFRCSQSLKLHQRIHTGEKPYFCADCGKNFRHLQNLKLHQRIHTGEKPYVCADCGKSFRDLQGLKLHQRIHTGEKPHVCTDCGKRFSKSSYVKRHQRIHTGDKPYLCSKCGKSFNQLANLKTHQLIHTGEKPHRCHDCGKSFRQSGDLKIHQRIHSGDEPHVCRRREPTIPHHCEMSLLTVVGYL; this is encoded by the exons atggagcctgtccatattaaagaggagagtcctgtactagaatcagtccatattaaacaggagagtcctgtactagaatcagtccatattaaacaggagagtcctgtactagaatcagtccatattaaacaggagagtcctgtactagaatcagtccatattaaacaggagagtcctgtactagaatcagtccatattaaagaggagagtcctgtactggaatcagtccatattaaacaggagagtcctgtactagaatcagtccatattaaagaggagagtcctgtactggaatcagtccatattaaagaggagagtcctgaactAGACCCTGTCCATGTTGAAGAGGAGggtaaccattttaaaacaagcagcttgcagggctctctgtcctgtacagaatgtggaaagagtttcagacagtcacaaaacctgaaacttcacctgctaatccacactggagagaaaccacatgtttgtgctgactgtgggaagagtttcatacGTTTACAACATCTGAAACTTCACCAGctaatccacactggagagaaaccgcatgtctgtgctgactgtgggaagagtttcagatgtTCACAAAGCCTaaaacttcaccagcgaatccacacaggagagaaaccgtatttctgtgctgactgtgggaagaatttcagacatttacaaaacctgaaacttcaccagcgaatccacactggagagaaaccgtatgtctgtgctgactgtggcaAGAGTTTCAGAGATTTACAAGGtctgaaacttcaccagcgaatccacactggagagaaaccgcatgtctgtactgactgtgggaagagattcagtaaGTCAAGCTATGTGAAGAGACACCAgcggattcacacaggagataaaccGTATCTGTGTAgtaaatgtgggaagagtttcaatcagttaGCTAACCTTAAAACCCACCagttaattcacacaggagagaagccacatcGCTGtcatgactgtgggaagagtttcagacagtcaggTGActtgaaaatacaccagcgaatccacagtGGAGACGAACCACATGTCTGTCGCAGGAGAGAACCCACAATTCCACATCACTGTGAAATGTCTCTGCTGACTGTG GTGGGTTACCTGTAG